The following are from one region of the Paenibacillus sabinae T27 genome:
- the mazG gene encoding nucleoside triphosphate pyrophosphohydrolase, giving the protein MSAKLTVVGLGSGNPDRLTLGIVNKLRAASKVYVRTKEHPALKALVELGVEFQSFDGLYEAYSSFPEVYEAITVKLIEEARLGDAAAEIVYAVPGHPMVAESAVSKLRLRCADEGIDLTILGGESFLDEAFVRLGFDPIEGFQLLDASGISRSQLRPELHTLIGQVYDTFTASEAKLCLMELYPPEYEVVVGHALGVEGEERIVRAPLYELDRLEGYGNLSLIYIPADRSEGLRNRTFARLHEIVGILRSPEGCPWDREQTHDSLRKNLIEETYEVLETIDEDDPEHMKEELGDLLLQIMLHSQMEEELGTFNVFDVIEGLNDKLVFRHPHVFGDKDAQDAEAALQNWEGMKAEEKRRKGIKPEADSALSGVPRDLPALMKAYKLQKKASKVGFDWDNIGDVLAKIGEELDELREAIDTGAPSEEQMSELGDLLFAATNAARFIGTDPEEALTRTNRKFVERFHYIERRLKDKGITPKDSSLEEMEALWQEAKAEERA; this is encoded by the coding sequence ATGAGCGCAAAATTAACGGTCGTCGGACTAGGGTCCGGCAATCCGGACCGGCTGACGCTGGGCATAGTGAACAAGCTGCGGGCGGCTTCCAAAGTCTACGTCCGCACCAAGGAGCATCCCGCGCTAAAGGCGCTTGTGGAGCTGGGCGTCGAATTTCAGTCTTTCGACGGGCTGTACGAAGCCTATTCGTCTTTTCCCGAAGTCTACGAAGCGATTACCGTGAAGCTGATCGAAGAAGCGCGCTTAGGTGACGCCGCTGCGGAAATCGTCTATGCCGTTCCCGGACATCCGATGGTGGCGGAATCCGCCGTGTCGAAGCTTCGCCTTCGCTGCGCGGACGAGGGGATCGATCTGACCATTCTTGGAGGCGAGAGCTTCCTCGATGAAGCGTTCGTGCGCCTGGGCTTTGACCCGATCGAAGGCTTTCAGCTGCTGGATGCTTCCGGCATCTCCCGCTCGCAGCTCCGGCCGGAGCTGCATACGCTGATCGGACAGGTGTACGATACCTTTACCGCCTCTGAGGCGAAGCTGTGCCTGATGGAGCTGTATCCGCCGGAATATGAGGTCGTGGTCGGCCATGCGCTTGGCGTGGAAGGGGAGGAGCGGATCGTTCGGGCACCGCTGTATGAATTGGACCGCCTGGAGGGATACGGCAATCTGTCGCTGATCTATATTCCGGCGGACCGCAGTGAAGGCTTACGGAACCGCACCTTTGCCCGGCTCCATGAAATTGTTGGCATTTTGCGCAGTCCGGAGGGCTGTCCCTGGGACCGTGAGCAGACCCATGATTCCCTTCGCAAAAATCTGATCGAGGAAACCTACGAGGTGCTCGAGACGATTGACGAGGATGATCCCGAGCATATGAAGGAAGAGCTGGGCGATCTGCTGCTGCAGATTATGCTGCATTCCCAGATGGAGGAAGAGCTTGGCACATTCAATGTGTTCGATGTGATTGAAGGGCTGAACGATAAGCTCGTCTTCCGCCATCCCCATGTCTTCGGCGACAAGGACGCCCAAGATGCGGAAGCTGCCCTGCAGAACTGGGAAGGCATGAAAGCTGAGGAAAAGCGGCGCAAAGGAATCAAACCGGAGGCCGATTCCGCGCTGAGCGGCGTTCCCCGGGATCTGCCGGCGCTCATGAAGGCGTACAAGCTGCAGAAGAAAGCGTCCAAGGTCGGCTTCGACTGGGACAATATCGGGGACGTGCTCGCCAAAATCGGCGAAGAGCTGGACGAGCTGAGGGAAGCGATCGATACCGGTGCCCCTTCGGAAGAGCAGATGTCGGAGCTTGGCGACCTTCTGTTCGCGGCGACCAACGCCGCCCGATTTATCGGAACCGACCCGGAGGAGGCGCTGACCCGCACCAACCGCAAATTTGTCGAACGGTTCCACTACATTGAGCGGCGTCTGAAGGACAAAGGAATCACTCCCAAGGACAGCAGCCTGGAGGAAATGGAAGCCCTATGGCAGGAAGCCAAGGCCGAAGAGCGCGCTTAA
- a CDS encoding HU family DNA-binding protein: MNKTDLINNISEKNGLAKKDVELVLSGLLGEITEALANGDKVQLIGFGTFETRKRSGRTGRNPQTGTTIEIPESTVPAFKAGNKLKEAVN; the protein is encoded by the coding sequence ATGAACAAAACAGATTTGATCAACAACATCTCCGAGAAAAACGGATTGGCCAAAAAAGACGTAGAGCTTGTGCTGAGCGGACTCCTTGGTGAAATCACCGAGGCGCTGGCAAATGGCGACAAAGTTCAGCTGATCGGGTTCGGCACCTTTGAAACGCGCAAGCGCTCCGGCCGCACCGGCCGCAATCCCCAAACGGGCACAACGATCGAAATTCCTGAATCGACCGTTCCGGCGTTCAAGGCCGGCAACAAGCTTAAAGAAGCTGTCAACTAA
- a CDS encoding S1 domain-containing RNA-binding protein, with protein MAIEVGTKLEGKVTGITHFGAFVDLSGGVTGLVHISEIADNYVKDVNDHLKINDVVTVKVINVDKDGKIGLSIKQAVDKPASEVRPPRAPRPDRPSGGDRFGGGGGGGGYNRERGGRPFKPAAGKPSFEDKMSRFLKDSEERMSSLKKNTEGKRGGRGAKRV; from the coding sequence ATGGCAATTGAAGTGGGCACCAAGTTAGAGGGCAAGGTGACAGGCATTACGCATTTCGGAGCGTTTGTAGATCTGTCAGGAGGTGTCACAGGTCTCGTTCACATCTCGGAAATCGCCGATAATTACGTCAAGGATGTCAACGATCATCTGAAGATTAATGATGTGGTAACGGTTAAGGTGATCAATGTCGACAAGGACGGCAAGATCGGACTTTCCATCAAGCAGGCTGTTGACAAGCCGGCATCGGAAGTTCGTCCGCCAAGAGCCCCAAGACCGGATCGTCCAAGCGGTGGAGACCGTTTCGGCGGCGGTGGTGGTGGCGGAGGCTACAATCGTGAACGGGGAGGGCGTCCATTCAAGCCTGCAGCCGGTAAACCTTCATTTGAGGATAAAATGTCACGCTTCCTTAAAGACAGTGAAGAACGTATGTCTTCTCTTAAGAAGAACACGGAAGGCAAACGCGGCGGCCGTGGAGCCAAACGCGTCTAA
- a CDS encoding FtsB family cell division protein, which produces MNRYTPEPKQPGGSASAVGAKRRRLIWIVLMAVFFGWAGYIFFAQSALISDKKQELAQKQESSKQVTDSLSQLKYEVSRLNDNEYIGQLARKWFNMYPKGEVPIRTEQP; this is translated from the coding sequence ATGAACAGATATACTCCGGAACCGAAACAGCCTGGCGGGAGCGCATCCGCTGTGGGAGCCAAGAGACGCAGGCTGATCTGGATCGTTCTGATGGCGGTATTTTTTGGCTGGGCGGGATATATTTTCTTCGCTCAGAGCGCCCTGATTTCGGACAAGAAGCAGGAACTCGCACAGAAGCAGGAGAGCAGCAAGCAGGTCACCGACTCGCTGAGCCAGCTGAAATACGAGGTATCCCGTCTGAACGACAACGAGTATATCGGCCAATTGGCGCGCAAGTGGTTTAACATGTACCCCAAAGGCGAAGTTCCTATCCGGACCGAGCAACCCTGA
- a CDS encoding peptidylprolyl isomerase, producing the protein MRSSKSWKVLLVSLAAALSFSMLSACSGNNKKDKEDNSTVIVTYKGGTVTQKEFDTDVKVMKFLSPEQAQYLELDAFKETIVKQEAAFEYLAGQASDKAKKEAEKQADTQLATYKQGLGDTYASSLKEQGITEDEIRSYMVRVLTVYQDMLLKVTDDEVKKQFEATKGDFTVATLRHVLVGFTDANKKERSKEDALKRAKEVKAKLDGGADFAAVAKEYSDDTGSKEKGGLYADTALGTYVEEFKKAAQTLPLNTISDPIETTYGYHIMKVESRTEKMFDQLTDEQKESLKSAVASDKLQQFMEKDLNGIIENINLPKSSASPAPGAGASPSASAPAATQSAK; encoded by the coding sequence ATGCGGTCAAGTAAATCATGGAAGGTGCTGCTCGTCTCGCTGGCGGCCGCCCTTTCGTTCTCCATGCTCTCGGCATGCAGCGGCAATAATAAGAAAGATAAGGAAGACAACAGCACCGTTATTGTGACGTACAAGGGCGGCACGGTAACGCAGAAGGAATTCGACACCGATGTGAAGGTGATGAAGTTCCTGTCGCCGGAGCAGGCGCAGTATCTAGAGCTGGACGCTTTCAAAGAAACGATTGTGAAACAGGAGGCTGCTTTTGAGTATTTGGCCGGACAGGCTTCGGACAAAGCGAAGAAAGAAGCGGAGAAGCAGGCGGACACGCAGCTGGCCACCTACAAGCAGGGACTAGGCGATACATATGCCAGCTCGCTGAAGGAGCAGGGCATAACGGAGGATGAAATCCGCAGCTATATGGTACGTGTGCTGACGGTGTACCAGGATATGCTGCTAAAAGTGACGGATGACGAAGTGAAGAAGCAGTTCGAGGCGACTAAGGGCGATTTCACGGTCGCAACGCTGCGTCATGTGCTGGTCGGCTTCACCGATGCGAATAAGAAGGAGCGCAGCAAAGAAGACGCGCTGAAGCGGGCCAAGGAAGTGAAAGCGAAGCTGGACGGCGGAGCGGACTTTGCGGCGGTGGCGAAGGAGTATTCCGACGACACCGGCTCCAAGGAAAAAGGCGGGCTGTATGCGGACACTGCGCTCGGAACGTATGTGGAGGAGTTCAAGAAGGCCGCCCAGACGCTGCCGCTGAACACCATCAGCGATCCGATCGAAACGACCTACGGCTACCACATCATGAAGGTGGAGTCGCGGACGGAGAAGATGTTCGACCAATTGACCGATGAGCAGAAAGAGTCGCTCAAGAGCGCGGTCGCCTCGGACAAGCTGCAGCAGTTCATGGAGAAGGATCTGAACGGCATTATTGAGAATATCAATCTGCCGAAGAGCAGCGCCTCTCCGGCTCCGGGCGCCGGGGCTTCGCCAAGCGCATCTGCGCCGGCGGCAACGCAAAGCGCGAAGTAA
- the yabP gene encoding sporulation protein YabP: MIEPGRTVKQHDVHMRSRKAVDLTGVQNVESFDSGEFLLQTELGTLSIRGSHLHIKNLSLENGLLSLEGNVHSLIYLEPGAKGKNKGLLGKLFK, from the coding sequence ATGATCGAACCTGGAAGAACCGTCAAGCAGCATGATGTGCATATGCGAAGCCGCAAGGCAGTGGATTTAACGGGCGTGCAAAATGTGGAGAGCTTTGACAGCGGGGAGTTTCTGCTTCAGACGGAGCTTGGAACGCTCAGCATTCGCGGCAGCCATTTACATATCAAGAACCTCAGTCTGGAGAACGGGCTGCTGTCACTGGAAGGAAATGTCCATTCTTTGATTTACCTTGAACCGGGAGCGAAGGGTAAAAATAAAGGGCTGCTCGGCAAACTGTTCAAATGA
- the mfd gene encoding transcription-repair coupling factor translates to MLEGLIEAFSKDSDFQSVTRGVAAGMKEQLISGLSGSARQIMLAALHQETSRPLLVVTHNMFSAQKIADDLQEALSPDQVLLYPANELVAAETAVSSPEAVAQRIEVLNKCSQGFRGIVVAPYSGVRRLLPAPQAMASAQITISQDGSIQLESFLTAMVEMGYERVERVENRGEMSVRGGILDFYPMNTELAYRVELFDDEVDSIRTFDPADQRSIDKVRSVTITPAKEIIASREQLIAAADKASVMLERQLEKTADRQAKIRLREEIGRELEHLREGTYFSEIYKYISLLYPERSHLYDYMEQDTLLILDEPARLLETSKQLERDESEWNLHLLQNGKTLPDLHLSVDTDTVMYRRPFQSLFISIFLRQVPHVQPQNILGFISRGMQDFHGQMNVLKSEMERWHKSGVKVVMLAGSDERIERIRRVLLDYGIEEPTIIRGNLGSGFELPSIHLAVITEGEMFSQKQRKARKASKNMDNAERIKSYTELKIGDYVVHQNHGIGKYMGIGTLEVSGIHRDYMHIMYAGGDKLSVPIEQIDLIQKYVGSEDKEPKIYKLGGNEWTRVTNKVRSSVQDIADDLIKLYAERQSAPGYGFEKDTQEQREFEEMFPYEETRDQIRAIVEIKKDMEQNRPMDRLLCGDVGYGKTEVAIRAAFKSAIEGKQVAVLVPTTILAQQHYETFRERFSSYPINIQVLSRFRSRKEQNETIKGVRQGTVDIVIGTHRLLSQDLVFKDLGLLIVDEEQRFGVTHKEKLKKLKTNVDVLTLTATPIPRTLHMSMLGVRDLSVIETPPENRFPVQTYVVEYSQTLVREAVERELGRGGQVYYLYNRVQGIQEMASQIQMLVPEARVGIGHGQMSESELEKTILDFLDGEYDVLVSTSIIETGVDIPNVNTLIVHDADKMGLSQLYQLRGRVGRSNRIAYAYFTYQRDKVLTEVAEKRLQSIKEFTELGSGFKIAMRDLSIRGAGNLLGAEQHGFIASVGFDLYSQMLAEEIRKRKVSVLGEEDQSLKEGNTVIDLAIDAYLPSEYIYDSVQKIEIYKKVAAVSTFEDAAELEDELLDRFGELPEAVVNLLSVARLKIYGKWYGIDSMNRRGDEVLLNFYENRIALIDTGKLAKLGNGFERRVQFEKDAKAAIRIKTKGLDDKGLLDLLERFLEEIKPSFKLKGELHNAVK, encoded by the coding sequence TTGTTAGAAGGTCTTATTGAGGCTTTTTCCAAAGATTCCGATTTTCAGTCGGTAACCCGAGGCGTCGCCGCCGGAATGAAAGAGCAGCTGATCTCGGGATTATCCGGTTCAGCCAGACAGATTATGCTGGCCGCGCTTCATCAGGAGACATCCCGCCCGTTATTGGTTGTGACGCATAACATGTTTTCGGCGCAAAAAATTGCCGATGATTTACAGGAAGCGCTTTCTCCTGACCAGGTGCTGCTGTACCCGGCCAATGAGCTCGTTGCCGCAGAAACGGCGGTGTCCAGTCCGGAGGCAGTCGCTCAGCGAATCGAGGTGCTGAACAAGTGCTCGCAGGGCTTCCGCGGCATTGTGGTCGCGCCTTATTCAGGCGTTCGCCGGCTTCTGCCTGCCCCGCAGGCGATGGCGTCCGCGCAGATCACGATCTCGCAGGACGGGAGCATCCAGCTTGAGAGCTTTCTTACCGCGATGGTCGAAATGGGCTACGAGCGGGTGGAACGGGTGGAGAACCGCGGCGAAATGAGCGTTCGCGGCGGCATCCTTGATTTTTACCCGATGAATACCGAGCTGGCCTATCGTGTGGAGCTGTTCGACGATGAAGTCGATTCCATCCGCACCTTTGATCCGGCGGACCAGCGCTCGATCGACAAGGTCCGGAGCGTAACCATTACACCCGCCAAAGAAATAATTGCAAGCCGGGAGCAGCTTATAGCGGCTGCCGACAAGGCATCCGTCATGCTGGAGCGCCAGCTGGAGAAGACGGCCGATCGGCAAGCCAAAATACGCCTGCGCGAGGAAATTGGTCGAGAGCTTGAGCATTTGCGCGAAGGAACCTATTTTTCAGAAATTTATAAATATATTTCCCTGCTGTATCCGGAACGCTCGCATTTGTACGACTATATGGAACAGGACACTCTGCTCATTCTCGACGAGCCTGCCCGCTTGCTGGAAACGTCCAAGCAGTTGGAGCGCGACGAATCGGAATGGAACCTGCATCTGCTGCAGAACGGAAAAACGCTGCCTGACCTGCATTTATCCGTGGACACTGATACGGTGATGTATCGCAGACCGTTTCAAAGCCTGTTCATATCAATCTTTCTGCGTCAGGTTCCGCATGTCCAGCCGCAGAATATTCTCGGCTTTATCAGCCGGGGGATGCAGGATTTCCACGGGCAGATGAACGTGCTGAAGTCCGAAATGGAACGCTGGCACAAGTCTGGCGTTAAAGTCGTCATGCTTGCCGGCAGCGACGAGCGCATCGAACGCATTCGCCGGGTGCTGCTAGATTACGGAATTGAAGAGCCGACCATTATCCGGGGGAACTTGGGGTCGGGCTTCGAGCTCCCCTCGATCCATCTGGCCGTAATCACTGAAGGGGAGATGTTCTCCCAGAAGCAGCGCAAAGCGCGTAAAGCATCCAAAAACATGGATAACGCGGAGCGCATCAAGAGCTATACCGAACTGAAGATCGGCGATTATGTCGTTCACCAGAATCACGGGATTGGCAAATATATGGGTATCGGCACACTGGAGGTCAGCGGGATTCACCGGGATTACATGCACATCATGTACGCCGGCGGAGACAAGCTGTCGGTGCCGATCGAGCAGATTGACCTTATTCAGAAGTATGTCGGCTCTGAGGACAAGGAACCGAAGATTTACAAGCTTGGGGGCAATGAATGGACCCGCGTCACGAATAAAGTCCGTTCCTCGGTGCAGGATATCGCGGACGATCTGATCAAGCTGTATGCGGAGCGCCAGAGTGCGCCGGGCTACGGCTTCGAGAAGGACACGCAGGAGCAGCGGGAGTTCGAGGAGATGTTCCCTTACGAGGAGACACGGGATCAGATCCGGGCCATCGTGGAGATCAAGAAGGACATGGAGCAGAATCGTCCCATGGACCGGCTGCTGTGCGGCGATGTGGGCTACGGGAAGACCGAAGTGGCAATCCGGGCTGCCTTCAAGTCGGCGATCGAGGGCAAGCAGGTGGCGGTCCTTGTACCGACTACGATTCTCGCCCAGCAGCATTACGAGACGTTCCGAGAGCGGTTCTCCTCGTATCCGATCAACATTCAGGTGCTCAGCCGGTTCCGCAGCCGCAAAGAGCAGAACGAGACGATCAAGGGAGTCCGGCAGGGAACGGTAGACATTGTCATTGGCACACACCGGCTGCTGTCGCAGGACCTTGTGTTCAAGGATTTGGGTCTGCTGATTGTCGATGAGGAGCAGCGTTTCGGCGTCACCCACAAGGAGAAGCTGAAGAAGCTGAAGACGAATGTGGACGTGCTTACCTTGACGGCAACGCCGATTCCCCGCACACTGCATATGTCGATGCTGGGCGTCCGCGATCTGTCCGTTATCGAGACGCCGCCGGAGAACCGTTTCCCCGTGCAGACATATGTCGTGGAATACAGCCAGACGCTTGTCCGCGAAGCGGTGGAGCGCGAGCTCGGACGGGGCGGGCAGGTCTATTACCTGTACAACCGCGTACAGGGTATTCAGGAAATGGCTTCGCAGATTCAAATGCTCGTTCCGGAAGCCCGGGTCGGCATCGGACACGGCCAGATGTCGGAGTCCGAACTCGAGAAGACGATTCTCGACTTCCTTGACGGCGAATACGACGTGCTCGTAAGCACGAGCATTATCGAGACCGGCGTCGATATACCGAATGTCAATACGCTTATTGTGCATGACGCGGACAAAATGGGCCTGTCCCAGCTGTATCAGCTGCGCGGCCGGGTTGGACGTTCCAACCGGATCGCCTATGCCTATTTTACCTATCAGCGCGACAAGGTGCTGACCGAGGTAGCCGAGAAGCGGCTGCAGTCGATCAAGGAATTCACCGAGCTCGGTTCGGGATTCAAAATCGCCATGCGCGACCTGTCGATTCGCGGCGCAGGCAATCTGCTGGGCGCGGAGCAGCACGGCTTTATCGCCTCCGTGGGCTTTGACTTGTATTCGCAAATGCTGGCGGAGGAAATCCGCAAACGCAAGGTCAGCGTCCTCGGGGAAGAAGATCAATCCCTCAAGGAAGGGAATACGGTTATCGATCTGGCAATAGACGCCTATCTGCCTTCCGAATATATTTACGATAGTGTGCAAAAGATTGAAATCTATAAAAAGGTGGCGGCGGTCTCGACGTTCGAGGACGCGGCGGAGCTGGAAGACGAGCTGCTGGACCGGTTCGGCGAGCTTCCGGAGGCGGTCGTCAATCTTTTATCCGTGGCGAGGCTGAAAATTTACGGTAAATGGTACGGCATCGACTCCATGAATCGCCGCGGCGATGAAGTGCTGCTGAATTTTTACGAGAATCGTATCGCCTTGATTGATACAGGCAAGCTTGCCAAGCTTGGTAATGGCTTTGAAAGACGTGTGCAATTCGAAAAAGACGCCAAAGCGGCTATTCGCATAAAAACGAAAGGCCTGGACGATAAGGGACTGCTTGACCTGCTTGAGCGGTTCCTGGAAGAAATCAAACCGTCTTTTAAATTGAAGGGAGAACTACACAATGCGGTCAAGTAA
- the yabQ gene encoding spore cortex biosynthesis protein YabQ, producing MNPAVQWMTLLYMIAAGASMGVAFDGYRVVSLRLRFPGWLNAVLDLLYWLASALLVFRLLYAGNQGQLRFYAFVGLFLGVWAYFLIFSVTVQKFVVMLIQTVAWIWKLLTKLLGILVGLPLLWLWKLTWGLVRLIGRILLFMLKLLLRLTKPLWIFPVRWLSPAYRRLLSSAPVAKLTEFIAAKRKR from the coding sequence ATGAATCCGGCCGTCCAGTGGATGACGCTGCTGTACATGATCGCCGCCGGGGCATCGATGGGTGTGGCCTTCGACGGCTACCGGGTAGTGTCGCTGAGGCTGCGGTTTCCCGGATGGCTGAACGCGGTGCTCGATCTTCTCTACTGGCTGGCATCGGCTCTTCTTGTGTTCAGGCTCCTGTACGCTGGAAATCAGGGGCAGCTGCGCTTCTACGCTTTTGTCGGATTATTTCTGGGCGTGTGGGCTTATTTTTTAATCTTCAGTGTCACGGTGCAGAAATTTGTGGTAATGTTAATTCAAACGGTGGCTTGGATATGGAAGCTGCTGACAAAGCTGCTGGGAATTCTGGTCGGCCTGCCGCTGCTGTGGCTGTGGAAGCTTACATGGGGACTGGTGCGGCTGATTGGCCGTATTCTGCTCTTTATGCTAAAGCTGCTGCTCCGGCTGACCAAGCCTTTATGGATTTTTCCCGTCAGATGGTTGTCTCCGGCTTATCGAAGGCTGCTGAGCAGCGCTCCGGTCGCCAAATTAACGGAATTTATTGCCGCAAAAAGAAAACGCTGA
- a CDS encoding anti-sigma-F factor Fin family protein yields MAIHYVCRHCRTYLGTIRRSEATEMQLGLHSLTPAERRDIIAYDSDGEITVRVTCDYCKQALDNNPELSLLASPLQ; encoded by the coding sequence ATGGCAATACACTATGTTTGCAGGCACTGCCGGACTTATCTTGGAACGATTCGGAGGAGCGAAGCTACAGAAATGCAGCTCGGCCTTCATTCCTTGACCCCTGCGGAGCGCAGAGATATAATAGCGTATGATTCAGACGGCGAGATTACCGTCAGGGTGACCTGCGATTACTGCAAGCAGGCCTTGGACAACAATCCGGAGCTCAGCCTTCTGGCCAGTCCGCTTCAGTAA
- the spoVT gene encoding stage V sporulation protein T produces the protein MKATGIVRRIDDLGRVVIPKEIRRTLRIREGDPLEIFVDRDGEVILKKYSPIGELGDFAKEYAESLYESTGHITLISDRDTFIALAGGSKKDYLDKQVGALLEKCMDSRKTVLETNSGNYEITKDHQDALSSYVASPIISGGDPIGAVVLMNKDEAVKMSQLEIKMAETAAGFLGKQMEQ, from the coding sequence ATGAAAGCTACTGGCATTGTAAGACGTATCGATGACCTGGGACGGGTCGTCATTCCGAAAGAAATCAGACGGACGCTGCGTATTCGCGAGGGAGATCCGCTGGAGATTTTCGTCGATCGGGATGGCGAGGTCATTCTGAAAAAGTATTCGCCGATCGGCGAGCTGGGTGACTTTGCAAAAGAGTATGCGGAATCACTGTATGAAAGCACGGGTCATATTACCCTCATTTCCGACCGCGATACCTTCATCGCATTGGCCGGGGGCTCCAAAAAGGATTATTTGGACAAGCAGGTCGGCGCTTTGCTGGAAAAATGCATGGATAGCCGCAAGACGGTGCTCGAAACGAACAGCGGCAATTACGAAATCACGAAGGACCATCAGGATGCGCTTTCATCCTATGTAGCATCACCCATTATTTCCGGGGGAGATCCCATTGGAGCCGTAGTGCTGATGAACAAGGACGAAGCGGTAAAAATGTCGCAGCTCGAAATCAAAATGGCCGAAACGGCCGCCGGTTTTTTGGGCAAGCAGATGGAGCAGTAA
- a CDS encoding RNA-binding S4 domain-containing protein: MRLDKYLKVSRLIKRRTVAKDVSEQGRVLINGKESKPSSTVKIGDEITVQFGQKLVTVRVEKLVETTRKDEAAGMYTLLREEPIAKSNGLDW; encoded by the coding sequence ATGCGTCTGGACAAGTATCTGAAAGTGTCCCGCCTGATCAAGCGCCGCACGGTGGCCAAGGATGTGTCCGAACAAGGCCGGGTGCTGATTAACGGGAAAGAGTCGAAGCCTAGCAGTACGGTGAAGATCGGCGACGAGATTACGGTTCAATTCGGTCAAAAGCTGGTAACGGTCCGCGTGGAGAAGCTGGTCGAAACGACCCGCAAAGACGAGGCGGCCGGCATGTACACGCTGCTGCGCGAAGAGCCGATTGCAAAGAGCAATGGTCTTGACTGGTAA